One part of the Bacillus sp. FJAT-45350 genome encodes these proteins:
- a CDS encoding alpha/beta hydrolase, whose translation MSEMCNTLNDLKQSLLSFKYDTDKTVKKRKYLNYYGFETKHLTHQFDVVECKGKLISVQSFRPDNPKAVALVLHGYLDHTGSLRSMINYLTERQYHVISYDMPGHGLSSGERASIEDFSEYSNTLKIICEKYLASTTQPAYVVAHSTSGGIVLQNASELSETIEKIVLVAPLVRCHCWRIAKMGISLLKPFIHEVKRLYTPNSYNQQYLQFTRHDPLQYNKLPIKWVDSMIQWKKETMMQLPTCDKEVFVIQGDKDKTVDWKYNLQFINRKFPNSYIEIVKGGKHQLLNEKEDIQKNILRKIDAYFEGRRKPSPVLGYTSSSKPFTIQ comes from the coding sequence ATGAGTGAAATGTGTAACACATTAAATGATTTAAAGCAGTCACTATTATCCTTTAAGTACGATACAGATAAGACAGTAAAAAAAAGAAAATATCTAAATTATTATGGATTTGAAACTAAACACCTTACTCATCAATTTGATGTAGTTGAGTGTAAAGGTAAGCTAATCAGTGTACAGTCTTTTCGACCAGACAATCCGAAGGCGGTTGCTCTTGTCTTACATGGATATTTAGACCATACTGGCTCATTACGAAGTATGATTAATTATTTAACCGAGCGACAGTACCATGTTATTTCGTATGATATGCCTGGTCATGGGTTATCGAGTGGAGAAAGAGCTTCTATAGAAGACTTTAGTGAATATAGTAATACGTTAAAAATAATTTGTGAAAAATATCTTGCCTCTACAACTCAACCGGCATATGTTGTCGCTCATAGTACGAGTGGGGGGATTGTTTTACAAAATGCGAGTGAGCTTTCTGAAACCATAGAGAAAATAGTACTTGTTGCTCCGTTAGTTCGTTGTCATTGTTGGAGAATAGCAAAGATGGGAATTTCATTACTCAAGCCATTTATTCATGAAGTGAAAAGACTATATACACCTAACTCCTATAACCAACAGTACCTGCAGTTTACTCGTCATGATCCCCTTCAGTATAATAAGCTACCAATTAAGTGGGTTGATTCAATGATTCAATGGAAAAAAGAAACAATGATGCAGCTTCCGACTTGCGATAAAGAGGTATTTGTCATACAAGGGGATAAGGACAAAACGGTTGATTGGAAGTATAATCTTCAGTTTATCAATCGTAAGTTTCCTAATAGCTATATTGAGATTGTTAAAGGTGGCAAGCACCAACTCTTAAATGAAAAAGAAGATATACAAAAAAATATATTAAGGAAGATAGATGCTTACTTTGAAGGAAGAAGAAAACCGAGTCCTGTTCTAGGTTACACTAGCTCAAGTAAACCATTTACTATACAATGA
- a CDS encoding AMP-binding protein — protein sequence MFGFLKKKTPNAPLKPKSNTTMYMSNHVTPQDLTYLHHKLPSNVHFIVFDKGEFDINGKNMTERNITLFEELTPQHMKQIISLAETGDPILLFPEMRVSRNGRVMKVYQEFALIAKRLEATIYPIIIEAPEQKTNAIQSQIGNFLDKTPSIHIGRPFSLDSDDKEVNAGTIYRQLTTLYVNNTLKKGLNLFNELLEKTKRFDQQKIMVKDPTSELSYRKLLIGIQVLSSKLESTLTDKQVGVLLPSAIGHVVTLFSLFKIGITPAILNFTMGHRTMLDCCETANLKTILTSKQFIEKGELHELIAVLKKEGLQIIYLEDIKEGVSSKDKLIGLKNYASSQRAVKSENEIILFTSGSENKPKGVVLTHDQLYANIEQAMAVMDLGTHDRMLNPLPMFHSFGLTIGTFLPILSGIPLVIYPSPIQYKVIPELIYQEDITLLLSTPTFLNGYGKNAQPFDLHTLRYAIAGAESVKEETKELFYNKFGIRILEGYGATEASPLIALNTPMFTKAGSVGKVIPTLDYKVEKVEGIESGGSLHIKGPNIMKGYLIHGKGFIPHEGWYNTGDVVDLDEHGYITIKSRLKRFAKIGGEMISLNLVENIAMECYDDIGFATVSIPDKRKGEKIILFTSVDDVQGKELKRFIKTHKYSAILLPQEVIKVEEIPLLGSGKTDYVSLEKMAKEQFQS from the coding sequence ATGTTCGGCTTTCTCAAGAAAAAAACACCAAATGCACCTCTCAAGCCCAAAAGCAATACCACTATGTATATGTCAAATCATGTGACACCACAGGATTTAACATATTTACACCATAAATTACCTAGTAATGTTCATTTCATCGTCTTTGATAAAGGCGAATTTGATATTAATGGCAAAAACATGACTGAACGAAATATCACGTTATTTGAGGAATTAACCCCGCAGCATATGAAGCAAATCATCAGCCTCGCTGAAACAGGTGACCCAATACTCCTATTCCCAGAGATGCGAGTATCCAGAAACGGCCGAGTCATGAAGGTTTATCAAGAATTTGCTTTAATAGCAAAAAGACTTGAAGCAACTATATATCCTATAATTATTGAAGCACCAGAACAAAAAACAAATGCAATCCAATCACAAATTGGCAATTTTTTAGACAAAACACCATCAATACATATTGGAAGACCCTTCTCTCTAGACTCCGATGATAAAGAAGTGAACGCAGGAACAATTTATCGCCAGCTTACAACACTCTATGTCAATAATACTCTTAAAAAGGGACTTAACCTCTTCAATGAGCTATTAGAAAAAACAAAAAGGTTCGATCAACAAAAGATTATGGTCAAAGACCCAACAAGTGAACTTTCCTACAGAAAGCTCCTTATCGGAATTCAAGTACTTAGCTCAAAACTTGAATCAACACTCACTGATAAACAAGTTGGTGTTCTGTTACCGAGTGCAATTGGTCATGTCGTTACCTTGTTTTCTTTATTTAAAATTGGCATAACACCTGCGATACTGAATTTTACGATGGGTCATCGAACAATGCTTGATTGCTGTGAAACAGCTAACCTCAAAACGATCCTTACTTCAAAGCAGTTTATTGAAAAAGGCGAATTACACGAACTAATTGCTGTATTAAAAAAAGAAGGTCTACAAATTATCTATTTGGAAGATATTAAAGAAGGCGTTAGCTCTAAGGATAAGCTTATTGGTCTGAAAAACTATGCAAGCTCTCAACGTGCAGTTAAATCAGAAAATGAAATCATTCTTTTTACATCTGGCAGTGAGAATAAGCCTAAAGGTGTTGTGTTAACTCATGACCAGCTATACGCCAATATTGAGCAAGCGATGGCTGTCATGGACTTAGGTACACACGACCGTATGCTTAACCCATTACCAATGTTTCATAGCTTTGGATTAACGATAGGAACATTCTTGCCAATACTATCAGGCATACCGCTTGTTATCTATCCATCACCGATTCAATATAAAGTCATTCCGGAGCTGATTTATCAAGAGGATATTACACTTCTCTTAAGCACGCCGACCTTCCTTAACGGGTACGGTAAAAATGCCCAGCCATTCGATTTACATACACTACGCTATGCGATTGCAGGTGCAGAATCAGTTAAAGAGGAAACAAAGGAACTATTCTATAATAAATTTGGTATTCGGATTCTAGAGGGATACGGAGCAACTGAAGCCTCGCCACTAATCGCTTTAAACACACCGATGTTTACGAAGGCTGGCTCCGTTGGTAAAGTTATTCCGACACTTGATTACAAAGTTGAAAAAGTCGAGGGAATTGAAAGTGGTGGTAGTCTTCATATTAAGGGTCCAAATATTATGAAAGGTTATCTCATTCACGGAAAAGGATTCATCCCTCACGAAGGCTGGTACAACACCGGTGATGTTGTAGACTTGGATGAACACGGCTATATTACGATTAAATCTCGACTTAAGCGCTTCGCTAAGATTGGTGGAGAAATGATTTCACTAAACTTAGTTGAAAATATCGCAATGGAGTGCTACGACGATATAGGCTTTGCAACCGTAAGTATTCCAGATAAACGTAAAGGTGAAAAGATTA
- a CDS encoding DUF4397 domain-containing protein produces MYTHHHLDKIAQDAAKYDLLANFYKYIDPAKHIYFYQMHFMCMQQLACAQQIPMQHMPMNQAQFSPQAWHREAGRNNSAKVRVFHASPDAPAVDIYVNGEKTIFEKVTYYQLTPYIDLPAGRAQIDVYPTGQTNNPVLSETVTVQEETNYTIAAAGLLNEIQLVTVVDGEGAPNQSKVRFWHLSPNAPAVDIAIQGGDILFRNVSFSHASDYLQLPPSTQDIEVRQAGTDNVVLTLRDINLRRNEVYTIAAMGLLDGRPRLEAVVIQP; encoded by the coding sequence ATGTATACTCATCACCATCTTGATAAAATAGCTCAGGACGCTGCTAAATATGATTTATTAGCTAATTTCTATAAGTACATTGACCCTGCAAAACATATCTACTTCTATCAAATGCATTTCATGTGTATGCAACAATTAGCTTGCGCTCAACAAATACCGATGCAACATATGCCAATGAATCAAGCACAATTTTCACCGCAAGCATGGCATAGAGAAGCTGGAAGAAATAACTCTGCAAAGGTGCGCGTATTCCATGCATCACCTGATGCTCCTGCCGTAGATATTTATGTTAATGGTGAAAAAACAATTTTCGAAAAGGTTACTTACTATCAATTAACTCCTTACATCGATCTCCCAGCAGGTCGTGCACAAATTGACGTCTACCCTACAGGACAAACAAATAACCCGGTCTTAAGCGAAACAGTGACCGTGCAAGAAGAAACAAACTATACAATTGCAGCTGCTGGACTTCTTAATGAAATTCAATTGGTAACAGTAGTAGACGGCGAAGGCGCTCCTAATCAATCAAAAGTTCGCTTCTGGCATTTATCACCGAATGCCCCAGCAGTAGATATCGCAATACAAGGTGGAGATATCCTATTTAGAAATGTGTCTTTCTCTCATGCGAGTGACTATTTACAGCTACCTCCATCAACACAAGACATTGAAGTACGCCAAGCAGGGACAGACAATGTTGTCCTTACTTTAAGAGATATCAATTTAAGAAGAAATGAAGTTTATACAATTGCAGCTATGGGCTTACTAGACGGACGTCCTAGACTTGAAGCTGTTGTCATTCAACCTTAA